The Mytilus galloprovincialis chromosome 4, xbMytGall1.hap1.1, whole genome shotgun sequence genome contains a region encoding:
- the LOC143072352 gene encoding ependymin-related protein 1-like, giving the protein MMAMMKTYPVILIFTFIAMCQPTTGSICCLPRQWHAYQLVSMESTDKVYVDVSFDANLKKIASNMQMSRKGMKSQEFSLQDYDNSTEYYVANNVCKKIPITTGFPWCVPDSAKVLFQSFVGTGANKIATTTYEISNTMELGDGVLTVTDGECIPINFKLAAINDGASTDVYGFEEGIPDATIFDTPATCQ; this is encoded by the exons ATGATGGCGATGATGAAGACGTACCCCGTTATATTGATATTTACTTTCATTGCCATGTGCCAGCCAACTACTGGAAGCATTTGCTGTTTACCTCGCCAGTGGCATGCGTATCAATTGGTGTCGATGGAATCTACTGACAAG GTATATGTCGATGTTTCGTTCGATGCAAATCTGAAGAAAATTGCATCGAATATGCAAATGTCAAGAAAAGGAATGAAAAGTCAAGAGTTTTCACTGCAAGATTACGATAAT aGTACTGAGTACTATGTTGCCAACAATGTTTGTAAGAAAATACCAATTACAACAGGTTTCCCTTGGTGTGTACCAG ATTCTGCTAAAGTATTGTTTCAATCTTTTGTCGGAACGGGAGCCAACAAAATTGCAACAACAACATACGAAATTTCAAATACTATGGAACTTGGAGATGGTGTATTGACTGTGACTGACGGGGAATGTattccaatcaacttcaaacttgcTGCTATTAACGATGGAG CATCTACCGATGTTTATGGGTTCGAAGAGGGAATTCCAGACGCCACAATCTTTGATACGCCAGCTACCtgccaataa